Proteins encoded within one genomic window of Sebastes fasciatus isolate fSebFas1 chromosome 18, fSebFas1.pri, whole genome shotgun sequence:
- the katnbl1 gene encoding KATNB1-like protein 1 isoform X2, which produces MKQVDIINKEELDKERFQVHYGVPSPGKAKRLSSCKRKGSPSVEVGSKLHRRTSNVGRVCERGMANKENELTCSDDVRGMHYKDKCGLPVNSAEASKMAGASSKYSEFTELSKDHEAMTHILFGRNLRLKVAQTLGRKNASELVAYLIRIEDTGVLLDCLPVLTNNLKTEAPCLSLGCCVDLMPLVKVILASRYEENIVVGLHWVQSVIRKWWPELSKNEKRLRDSCSEDRNIEVMKQRLKDLWKEGARLCMVPGSTGELAKAIQSYLSQLP; this is translated from the exons ATGAAGCAG GTGGATATTATAAATAAGGAAGAATTAGATAAAGAAAG ATTTCAAGTCCATTACGGAGTACCCAGCCCAGGCAAAGCGAAGCGATTGTCATCTTGCAAGAGGAAGGGTTCTCCGTCGGTGGAGGTGGGCTCAAAGCTGCACCGCAGAACATCCAATGTAGGCCGTGTCTGTGAACGCGGCATGGCCAACAAAGAAAATGAGCTGACGTGCTCCGATGATGTGCGGGGCATGCACTACAAAGACAAGTGCGGGCTCCCTGTGAACTCTGCAGAGGCCTCCAAGATGGCAGGGGCCAGCTCCAAGTACAGCGAATTTACAGAG CTGTCAAAGGACCATGAAGCTATGACTCACATCCTTTTTGGAAGGAACCTACGACTAAAAGTAGCCCAAACACTAGGGCGAAAAAACGCTAGTGAATTAGTGGCCTACCTAATAAG AATTGAAGACACAGGGGTGCTGCTTGACTGCTTACCCGTCTTAACAAACAA CCTTAAAACCGAAGCACCATGTTTGTCACTTGGCTGCTGCGTTGACCTCATGCCCCTAGTCAAAGTGATTCTTGCCAGTAGATACGAAGA aaacATAGTGGTTGGTTTACACTGGGTTCAATCCGTCATCAGGAAATGGTGGCCAGAACTTTCTAAGAATGAGAAAAGACTGCGGGACAGTTGTTCAGAAGACAG GAATATTGAAGTCATGAAGCAGCGGCTGAAGGACTTGTGGAAGGAAGGAGCCCGATTATGTATGGTTCCAGGATCTACGGGAGAACTGGCAAAG GCCATCCAGTCTTATCTATCACAGCTGCCCTGA
- the katnbl1 gene encoding KATNB1-like protein 1 isoform X1 → MKQVDIINKEELDKESRFQVHYGVPSPGKAKRLSSCKRKGSPSVEVGSKLHRRTSNVGRVCERGMANKENELTCSDDVRGMHYKDKCGLPVNSAEASKMAGASSKYSEFTELSKDHEAMTHILFGRNLRLKVAQTLGRKNASELVAYLIRIEDTGVLLDCLPVLTNNLKTEAPCLSLGCCVDLMPLVKVILASRYEENIVVGLHWVQSVIRKWWPELSKNEKRLRDSCSEDRNIEVMKQRLKDLWKEGARLCMVPGSTGELAKAIQSYLSQLP, encoded by the exons ATGAAGCAG GTGGATATTATAAATAAGGAAGAATTAGATAAAGAAAG CAGATTTCAAGTCCATTACGGAGTACCCAGCCCAGGCAAAGCGAAGCGATTGTCATCTTGCAAGAGGAAGGGTTCTCCGTCGGTGGAGGTGGGCTCAAAGCTGCACCGCAGAACATCCAATGTAGGCCGTGTCTGTGAACGCGGCATGGCCAACAAAGAAAATGAGCTGACGTGCTCCGATGATGTGCGGGGCATGCACTACAAAGACAAGTGCGGGCTCCCTGTGAACTCTGCAGAGGCCTCCAAGATGGCAGGGGCCAGCTCCAAGTACAGCGAATTTACAGAG CTGTCAAAGGACCATGAAGCTATGACTCACATCCTTTTTGGAAGGAACCTACGACTAAAAGTAGCCCAAACACTAGGGCGAAAAAACGCTAGTGAATTAGTGGCCTACCTAATAAG AATTGAAGACACAGGGGTGCTGCTTGACTGCTTACCCGTCTTAACAAACAA CCTTAAAACCGAAGCACCATGTTTGTCACTTGGCTGCTGCGTTGACCTCATGCCCCTAGTCAAAGTGATTCTTGCCAGTAGATACGAAGA aaacATAGTGGTTGGTTTACACTGGGTTCAATCCGTCATCAGGAAATGGTGGCCAGAACTTTCTAAGAATGAGAAAAGACTGCGGGACAGTTGTTCAGAAGACAG GAATATTGAAGTCATGAAGCAGCGGCTGAAGGACTTGTGGAAGGAAGGAGCCCGATTATGTATGGTTCCAGGATCTACGGGAGAACTGGCAAAG GCCATCCAGTCTTATCTATCACAGCTGCCCTGA